One Spinacia oleracea cultivar Varoflay chromosome 4, BTI_SOV_V1, whole genome shotgun sequence DNA segment encodes these proteins:
- the LOC110784243 gene encoding protein TOPLESS isoform X1, whose protein sequence is MSSLSRELVFLILQFLDEEKFKETVHKLEQESGFFFNMKYFEDEVHNGNWDEVERYLSGFTKVDDNRYSMKIFFEIRKQKYLEALDKHDRSKAVDILVKDLKVFASFNEELFKEITQLLTLDNFRENEQLSKYGDTKSARAIMLVELKKLIEANPLFRDKLQFPNLKNSRLRTLINQSLNWQHQLCKNPRPNPDIKTLFVDHSCGQPNGARAPSPANNPLLGSLPKAGGFPPLGAHGPFQPTPAQVPAPLAGWMSNPATVTHPAVSGGPIGLGAPSMPAALKHPRTPPTNSSMDYPSGDSDHVAKRTRPMGIADEVNLPVNVMPVSFPGHGHSQAFSVPDDLPKTVVRTLNQGSNPMSMDFHPVQITLLLVGTNVGDIALWEVGNRERLVLRNFKVWDLSTCSMPLQSALVKDPAVSVNRVIWSPDGSLFGVAYSRHIVQIYSHHGGEDVRQHLEIDAHVGGVNDIAFSTPNKQLCVITCGDDKTIKVWDAATGTKQYTFEGHEAPVYSVCPHYKENIQFIFSTAVDGKIKAWLYDNLGSRVDYDAPGRWCTTMAYSQDGTRLFSCGTSKDGESHIVEWNESEGAVKRTYQGFRKRSLGVVQFDTTKNRYLAAGDDFSIKFWDMDNVQLLTSIDADGGLPASPRIRFNKDGTLLAISASENGIKIMANADGLRLLRTYENLSYDSSRASESLTKPSINPISAAAAAAAAAAAATSSGLPDRSGPMISMGGMNGDARSMGDARSMGDARSMGDVKSRILEETNDKSKIWKLCEISEPSQCRSLRLPEHMRAAKISRLIYTNSGNAILALASNAIHLLWKWQRNERNSSGKASANVPPQLWQPSSGILMTNDVSDASSEEAVPCFALSKNDSYVMSASGGKISLFNMMTFKTMTVFMPPPPAATFLAFHPQDNNIIAIGMDDSSIQIYNVRVDEVKSKLKGHSKRITGLAFSHSLNVLVSSGADAQICVWSSDNWEKQRSKFLQLPAGRAPTAQSDTRVQFHQDQIHFLVVHETQLAIFETKQLDCVKQWVPRESSAPISHATFSCDSQLVYASFLDATVCVFSAANLRLRCRINPNAYLPPNVSSSNVHPLVIAAHPQEANQFAVGLSDGGVHVFEPLESEGKWGVPPPMENGSAGSVPTTPSVGPSGSDQQQR, encoded by the exons ATGTCATCTCTAAGTAGAGAGCTTGTGTTCTTAATTTTACAGTTTTTAGATGAAGAGAAGTTCAAAGAAACTGTTCACAA GCTTGAACAGGAATCTGGGTTTTTCTTTAATATGAAGTATTTTGAGGATGAGGTGCATAATGGGAATTGGGATGAGGTTGAGAGGTATCTGTCCGGTTTTACGAAAGTCGATGATAACCGATACTCCATGAAAATATTCTTTGAAATTCGAAAGCAAAAGTACCTAGAGGCATTGGACAA GCATGATCGGTCGAAGGCAGTGGATATACTTGTGAAGGATCTGAAGGTTTTCGCTTCGTTTAATGAAGAGTTGTTTAAGGAAATTACCCAGCTGTTGACGCTGGATAATTTCAG GGAGAATGAGCAGTTGTCTAAGTATGGAGATACAAAATCTGCTAGGGCAATCATGTTGGTTGAGCTAAAGAAGCTAATTGAAGCCAATCCCTTGTTTCGGGACAAATTGCAATTTCCAAACCTTAAGAATTCTAGGTTGCGGACGCTGATCAACCAAAG CTTGAATTGGCAGCACCAACTGTGCAAAAACCCAAGGCCAAATCCAGATATTAAGACACTGTTTGTGGATCACTCTTGTGGACAACCAAACGGTGCTCGTGCTCCATCACCGGCAAATAACCCACTCTTAGGTTCATTGCCAAAAGCAGGAGGCTTTCCACCTTTGGGTGCACATGGG CCTTTTCAGCCAACACCAGCGCAAGTGCCTGCCCCCCTTGCTGGGTGGATGTCCAATCCTGCTACCGTGACTCATCCTGCTGTATCTGGTGGCCCTATTGGGCTTGGTGCTCCGTCAATGCCTG CTGCGTTAAAGCATCCAAGGACTCCTCCAACAAATTCATCCATGGATTATCCATCTGGAGACTCTGATCATGTTGCCAAGAGAACAAGACCAATGGGAATTGCTGATGAG GTTAATCTTCCTGTCAATGTAATGCCAGTGTCATTCCCAGGCCATGGTCATAGTCAGGCGTTCAGTGTACCTGATGATTTACCCAAGACTGTTGTTAGGACTTTGAATCAGGGGTCGAATCCTATGAGCATGGATTTTCATCCTGTTCAGATTACACTACTTCTGG ttggtACAAATGTTGGAGATATAGCATTATGGGAAGTAGGCAACCGTGAAAGGTTGGTTTTGAGAAATTTCAAAGTTTGGGATCTTAGTACGTGTTCAATGCCTCTTCAG TCAGCTCTAGTCAAAGATCCTGCTGTATCTGTTAACCGTGTAATTTGGAGCCCTGATGGATCCTTGTTTG GGGTTGCATACTCAAGGCACATTGTACAAATCTATTCACATCATGGCGGTGAAGATGTACGACAACATTTGGAG ATTGATGCCCATGTGGGAGGAGTGAATGATATTGCCTTTTCTACTCCTAACAAACAACTTTGTGTCATTACGTGTGGGGATGACAAGACCATTAAA GTGTGGGATGCTGCTACTGGTACAAAGCAGTATACCTTTGAAGGCCACGAGGCTCCTGTATACTCAGTGTGCCCACATTACAAAGAAAACATACAG TTTATATTTTCAACTGCTGTTGATGGGAAGATAAAAGCTTGGTTATATGACAATCTGGGCTCTCGAGTGGATTATGATGCTCCAGGCCGATGGTGCACAACCATGGCTTATAGTCAAGATGGGACCAG ATTGTTTTCATGTGGCACCAGTAAAGATGGTGAGTCACATATTGTTGAATGGAATGAAAGCGAAGGTGCCGTGAAGCGAACATATCAAGGGTTTAGGAAAAGATCACTAGGTGTAGTTCAGTTTGATACGACTAAGAACCGATATTTGGCTGCCGGTGATGATTTCTCCATTAAGTTCTGGGATATGGACAATGTGCAGCTATTAACTTCCATTGATGCTGACGGTGGACTCCCa gCAAGTCCACGTATCCGTTTCAACAAAGATGGCACACTTTTAGCCATCTCTGCTAGTGAAAATGGAATAAAAATCATGGCTAATGCTGATGGCCTCCGGCTATTACGGACATATGAAAATCTTTCTTACGATTCCTCCAGAGCATCTGAATCTTTGACAAAG CCTTCAATAAATCCCATTTCTGCTGCCGCCGCTGCAGCAGCTGCAGCTGCAGCTGCAACTAGTTCTGGGCTTCCTGACCGAAGCGGTCCCATGATTTCCATGGGTGGAATG AATGGAGATGCTAGAAGTATGGGAGATGCTAGAAGTATGGGAGATGCTAGAAGTATGGGAGATGTAAAATCACGAATTCTtgaagaaactaatgacaaatCAAAGATTTGGAAGCTTTGTGAAATCAGTGAACCATCTCAGTGCCGGTCATTGCGACTGCCCGAACATATGAGAGCGGCCAAG ATATCGAGACTGATCTATACAAACTCAGGTAATGCTATCTTGGCATTGGCATCAAATGCAATTCACTTGCTGTGGAAATGGCAGAGAAATGAACGTAACTCGAGTGGGAAG GCATCCGCTAATGTTCCACCTCAGCTCTGGCAACCTTCTAGTGGCATTTTGATGACAAATGATGTCTCTGATGCAAGTTCTGAAGAGGCCGTACCTTGCTTCGCTTTGTCCAAGAATGATTCTTATGTAATGTCAGCATCAGGAGGGAAGATTTCCCTTTTCAATATGATGACATTTAAG ACAATGACGGTCTTTATGCCTCCACCACCCGCAGCAACATTTCTTGCTTTCCATCCCCAAGATAACAATATAATTGCTATTGGCATGGATGATTCAAGTATCCAGATATATAATGTTCGAGTAGATGAG GTTAAAAGCAAGTTAAAAGGTCACTCAAAAAGAATAACTGGTTTGGCCTTCTCACATTCGTTAAATGTCTTGGTCTCCTCGGGTGCCGATGCTCAG ATATGTGTATGGAGCTCAGATAATTGGGAAAAACAAAGGTCTAAATTTCTGCAGCTTCCTGCGGGAAGAGCACCGACAGCACAATCAGATACACGTGTCCAATTTCATCAAGACCAAATACATTTCCTAGTTGTGCATGAGACTCAGCTTGCAATATTTGAAACAAAACAATTAGATTGTGTTAAGCAG tGGGTTCCACGCGAATCTTCTGCACCAATCTCCCATGCTACATTTTCCTGTGATAGTCAACTTGTATATGCGAGCTTCTTGGATGCGACTGTTTGTGTGTTCAGTGCTGCGAATCTCAGACTAAGATGTCGTATTAATCCTAATGCATATCTCCCACCCAATGTCAG tAGTTCTAATGTCCATCCGCTCGTCATCGCTGCACATCCTCAAGAAGCAAACCAATTTGCAGTAGG
- the LOC110784243 gene encoding protein TOPLESS isoform X2 — MSSLSRELVFLILQFLDEEKFKETVHKLEQESGFFFNMKYFEDEVHNGNWDEVERYLSGFTKVDDNRYSMKIFFEIRKQKYLEALDKHDRSKAVDILVKDLKVFASFNEELFKEITQLLTLDNFRENEQLSKYGDTKSARAIMLVELKKLIEANPLFRDKLQFPNLKNSRLRTLINQSLNWQHQLCKNPRPNPDIKTLFVDHSCGQPNGARAPSPANNPLLGSLPKAGGFPPLGAHGPFQPTPAQVPAPLAGWMSNPATVTHPAVSGGPIGLGAPSMPAALKHPRTPPTNSSMDYPSGDSDHVAKRTRPMGIADEVNLPVNVMPVSFPGHGHSQAFSVPDDLPKTVVRTLNQGSNPMSMDFHPVQITLLLVGTNVGDIALWEVGNRERLVLRNFKVWDLSTCSMPLQSALVKDPAVSVNRVIWSPDGSLFGVAYSRHIVQIYSHHGGEDVRQHLEIDAHVGGVNDIAFSTPNKQLCVITCGDDKTIKVWDAATGTKQYTFEGHEAPVYSVCPHYKENIQFIFSTAVDGKIKAWLYDNLGSRVDYDAPGRWCTTMAYSQDGTRLFSCGTSKDGESHIVEWNESEGAVKRTYQGFRKRSLGVVQFDTTKNRYLAAGDDFSIKFWDMDNVQLLTSIDADGGLPASPRIRFNKDGTLLAISASENGIKIMANADGLRLLRTYENLSYDSSRASESLTKPSINPISAAAAAAAAAAAATSSGLPDRSGPMISMGGMNGDARSMGDARSMGDARSMGDVKSRILEETNDKSKIWKLCEISEPSQCRSLRLPEHMRAAKISRLIYTNSGNAILALASNAIHLLWKWQRNERNSSGKASANVPPQLWQPSSGILMTNDVSDASSEEAVPCFALSKNDSYVMSASGGKISLFNMMTFKTMTVFMPPPPAATFLAFHPQDNNIIAIGMDDSSIQIYNVRVDEVKSKLKGHSKRITGLAFSHSLNVLVSSGADAQICVWSSDNWEKQRSKFLQLPAGRAPTAQSDTRVQFHQDQIHFLVVHETQLAIFETKQLDCVKQWVPRESSAPISHATFSCDSQLVYASFLDATVCVFSAANLRLRCRINPNAYLPPNVSSNVHPLVIAAHPQEANQFAVGLSDGGVHVFEPLESEGKWGVPPPMENGSAGSVPTTPSVGPSGSDQQQR; from the exons ATGTCATCTCTAAGTAGAGAGCTTGTGTTCTTAATTTTACAGTTTTTAGATGAAGAGAAGTTCAAAGAAACTGTTCACAA GCTTGAACAGGAATCTGGGTTTTTCTTTAATATGAAGTATTTTGAGGATGAGGTGCATAATGGGAATTGGGATGAGGTTGAGAGGTATCTGTCCGGTTTTACGAAAGTCGATGATAACCGATACTCCATGAAAATATTCTTTGAAATTCGAAAGCAAAAGTACCTAGAGGCATTGGACAA GCATGATCGGTCGAAGGCAGTGGATATACTTGTGAAGGATCTGAAGGTTTTCGCTTCGTTTAATGAAGAGTTGTTTAAGGAAATTACCCAGCTGTTGACGCTGGATAATTTCAG GGAGAATGAGCAGTTGTCTAAGTATGGAGATACAAAATCTGCTAGGGCAATCATGTTGGTTGAGCTAAAGAAGCTAATTGAAGCCAATCCCTTGTTTCGGGACAAATTGCAATTTCCAAACCTTAAGAATTCTAGGTTGCGGACGCTGATCAACCAAAG CTTGAATTGGCAGCACCAACTGTGCAAAAACCCAAGGCCAAATCCAGATATTAAGACACTGTTTGTGGATCACTCTTGTGGACAACCAAACGGTGCTCGTGCTCCATCACCGGCAAATAACCCACTCTTAGGTTCATTGCCAAAAGCAGGAGGCTTTCCACCTTTGGGTGCACATGGG CCTTTTCAGCCAACACCAGCGCAAGTGCCTGCCCCCCTTGCTGGGTGGATGTCCAATCCTGCTACCGTGACTCATCCTGCTGTATCTGGTGGCCCTATTGGGCTTGGTGCTCCGTCAATGCCTG CTGCGTTAAAGCATCCAAGGACTCCTCCAACAAATTCATCCATGGATTATCCATCTGGAGACTCTGATCATGTTGCCAAGAGAACAAGACCAATGGGAATTGCTGATGAG GTTAATCTTCCTGTCAATGTAATGCCAGTGTCATTCCCAGGCCATGGTCATAGTCAGGCGTTCAGTGTACCTGATGATTTACCCAAGACTGTTGTTAGGACTTTGAATCAGGGGTCGAATCCTATGAGCATGGATTTTCATCCTGTTCAGATTACACTACTTCTGG ttggtACAAATGTTGGAGATATAGCATTATGGGAAGTAGGCAACCGTGAAAGGTTGGTTTTGAGAAATTTCAAAGTTTGGGATCTTAGTACGTGTTCAATGCCTCTTCAG TCAGCTCTAGTCAAAGATCCTGCTGTATCTGTTAACCGTGTAATTTGGAGCCCTGATGGATCCTTGTTTG GGGTTGCATACTCAAGGCACATTGTACAAATCTATTCACATCATGGCGGTGAAGATGTACGACAACATTTGGAG ATTGATGCCCATGTGGGAGGAGTGAATGATATTGCCTTTTCTACTCCTAACAAACAACTTTGTGTCATTACGTGTGGGGATGACAAGACCATTAAA GTGTGGGATGCTGCTACTGGTACAAAGCAGTATACCTTTGAAGGCCACGAGGCTCCTGTATACTCAGTGTGCCCACATTACAAAGAAAACATACAG TTTATATTTTCAACTGCTGTTGATGGGAAGATAAAAGCTTGGTTATATGACAATCTGGGCTCTCGAGTGGATTATGATGCTCCAGGCCGATGGTGCACAACCATGGCTTATAGTCAAGATGGGACCAG ATTGTTTTCATGTGGCACCAGTAAAGATGGTGAGTCACATATTGTTGAATGGAATGAAAGCGAAGGTGCCGTGAAGCGAACATATCAAGGGTTTAGGAAAAGATCACTAGGTGTAGTTCAGTTTGATACGACTAAGAACCGATATTTGGCTGCCGGTGATGATTTCTCCATTAAGTTCTGGGATATGGACAATGTGCAGCTATTAACTTCCATTGATGCTGACGGTGGACTCCCa gCAAGTCCACGTATCCGTTTCAACAAAGATGGCACACTTTTAGCCATCTCTGCTAGTGAAAATGGAATAAAAATCATGGCTAATGCTGATGGCCTCCGGCTATTACGGACATATGAAAATCTTTCTTACGATTCCTCCAGAGCATCTGAATCTTTGACAAAG CCTTCAATAAATCCCATTTCTGCTGCCGCCGCTGCAGCAGCTGCAGCTGCAGCTGCAACTAGTTCTGGGCTTCCTGACCGAAGCGGTCCCATGATTTCCATGGGTGGAATG AATGGAGATGCTAGAAGTATGGGAGATGCTAGAAGTATGGGAGATGCTAGAAGTATGGGAGATGTAAAATCACGAATTCTtgaagaaactaatgacaaatCAAAGATTTGGAAGCTTTGTGAAATCAGTGAACCATCTCAGTGCCGGTCATTGCGACTGCCCGAACATATGAGAGCGGCCAAG ATATCGAGACTGATCTATACAAACTCAGGTAATGCTATCTTGGCATTGGCATCAAATGCAATTCACTTGCTGTGGAAATGGCAGAGAAATGAACGTAACTCGAGTGGGAAG GCATCCGCTAATGTTCCACCTCAGCTCTGGCAACCTTCTAGTGGCATTTTGATGACAAATGATGTCTCTGATGCAAGTTCTGAAGAGGCCGTACCTTGCTTCGCTTTGTCCAAGAATGATTCTTATGTAATGTCAGCATCAGGAGGGAAGATTTCCCTTTTCAATATGATGACATTTAAG ACAATGACGGTCTTTATGCCTCCACCACCCGCAGCAACATTTCTTGCTTTCCATCCCCAAGATAACAATATAATTGCTATTGGCATGGATGATTCAAGTATCCAGATATATAATGTTCGAGTAGATGAG GTTAAAAGCAAGTTAAAAGGTCACTCAAAAAGAATAACTGGTTTGGCCTTCTCACATTCGTTAAATGTCTTGGTCTCCTCGGGTGCCGATGCTCAG ATATGTGTATGGAGCTCAGATAATTGGGAAAAACAAAGGTCTAAATTTCTGCAGCTTCCTGCGGGAAGAGCACCGACAGCACAATCAGATACACGTGTCCAATTTCATCAAGACCAAATACATTTCCTAGTTGTGCATGAGACTCAGCTTGCAATATTTGAAACAAAACAATTAGATTGTGTTAAGCAG tGGGTTCCACGCGAATCTTCTGCACCAATCTCCCATGCTACATTTTCCTGTGATAGTCAACTTGTATATGCGAGCTTCTTGGATGCGACTGTTTGTGTGTTCAGTGCTGCGAATCTCAGACTAAGATGTCGTATTAATCCTAATGCATATCTCCCACCCAATGTCAG TTCTAATGTCCATCCGCTCGTCATCGCTGCACATCCTCAAGAAGCAAACCAATTTGCAGTAGG